TATTTGAATAGCCTGAGTATTATTATGAGATAAGTATGCATTCAACATTTTAAAGGCATCATGCTCTAAAGTTTTTGCCACTAAATCCTCAACTAGCTTTGTTGTAATTTCTAATTCCTCACCTAAATAAAGAGCAATTTTTTCAATCTCTTTTTGTAGTTGTAGCATATTAGTGCCAACCATTTCCACAAGTTTATCGATGGCGTCGTCAGTGATTGCTTTTCCGAATCGAGATACTTCACTTTGTATCCACACATTCAAGTCATTTTCTTGCAGTGTTTCAGAAACGAGAAGAACACTACTCTGCTTCATTTGTTTTGTAATTTTTTTACGCTCGTCCAATTTTTCATAGGGTGCAATAAAAACCGTTACAGCGAAATCAGATGGATTTTTCAGCCAATTCTCTAGTCGATTTAAATCATGGTCAATTTTTTCTTTTCCCTTTTCAGATGCCTTTAAAAACGATGCATTTTTCGCAATGATTAATTTTTTTTCTGAGAAAAATGGAAAGGTATCTGCTTCATCGATTACCACATCGACAGGAGATTCCTCAAGATCAAACATCGTTGTTTCCACTTCTTCAGCATCGCCTAAAGCCCTTTTTAACCTGTTAATCGTTTCATCAATAAAATAGGTTTCTTCCCCAACGAGACAGTATACAGGAGCAATATTCCCTTTTTTCATTTCATTCCAAACTTTTATAAACATTAAAAAGCCCCCTAAAAGTTTTCGCTTTTAATAGTATACACGTTTTTTCTTTCTGTTGTAGAAATGTATGTATAATCTGTGACAATTAAAGGAAAGTTAATTAGTATATTTTACTTGAATGGATATAGATTTTTAGTAGTCATTGACTTATAATGAAGTTTGAGTAGGAGGGATAGGTATGTCACATAATACTGAAAACTTTGTTACACACAATCCATTTGAAGGTGAAAATGGCGCTTCAATGCGTAACCAAGCTATTGACGCTGGTGTAGGATTTACTGTTTCATTCGTATTCTTTGCACTTATGTTTATAATTGCAGTCATAATTGGTGCAGTAGCTTAATCTTAAAGAAAGCTTTGTCTAAAACGGACAAAGCTTTCTTTCTTAATTGAAATAATTATTACTAGAGGTTACTTCCAAACGATCTTCGCCTACTGTTATTTCAATGGTCCCCTCCACTGCTGTATTTAAAGTTTTTAAACCTAATGATTGAAACCTTTCCATCACTTCAATATGGGGATGTCCATAGCGATTATCTTTGCCTGCGCTTATAATCGATAAGCTGGGCTTCAGTCGACTTAAAAAAGATTGACTACTAGATGTTTTACTTCCATGATGGCCCACTTTTAGTAATTGAATGTTTTGAATTTGAGGATATTTTTGCAAAACTCCTGTTTCTCCTTCTAATTCTAAATCACCTACAAAAAGAGCTCGAAAAGAGCCATTTTTTACATATAAAACCAGGGAGTCATCATTTCCCTCATATTCAATATCGCTTGGCCATAAATAATGAAAGGTTATACCGCCAACCTGCCATTTAGTACCAGCCATTTGCTCTTTAATCGGAATCCTTCTTTTTTTAGCCTCTGTTAGCATTTCTCCCAAAGCCTCTGCTTTATATGAATTTGGAGATACATGAATTTCACCAACTGTGAACTCTTTTAAAAGTTCCTCCGCTCCTTCAACATGATCACTATCCGCATGTGTTAATATCAATTTATTAATATGACTAATCCCCTTCCCTTTTAAATAAGGTACAACAATTTGTCTTCCAATTTCATAAGGTGTATCTGATTTCTTCCATTCCTCTTGTTCAAATCGTAGTACACCTCCCGTATCGATTAAATATACTTCCTCTTTATAAGGTAACTCGATAAGTATACAATCACCTTGTCCGACATTGACAAATGAGATTTTCATTTCCCTCGAAAAGGAACCAACTGTTTGAATTAAAAGTACAGGAATTAGTAGGATGATGATTAATTTCCATAAACGTTCTTTTTTATCCATTAAATAAAAACTAATAAATACACTCAGATACATAATAACTATAAAAAATAATGATGGTCTTCCTGTTATCCACATTTGATAAGGTAGGGATTGAAGCCACATGATTAAATTACTTAAGCTTTCTCGTAATGGACTATAAATTGTAAAAAGAAACTCTGAAAAGTTCCCTGGCAAAAATGAAATTACAAGAAGAATGATATTTATTGGTAAGATAATGAAGGAAAACAATGGCACAAAAACAATGTTTACAAAAAACGAGGATAAACTAATTTCATAAAAATGAAAGATGAGTAGCGGATAGACAAAAAGCTGACAAACAAAGGTGATTAAAAAGGATTGCATTAACCATGACTTTACACGACTTAATAAATGGCTAGAGTAGATTAAACTAAAAGAAGCTAAATAGGACAGTTGAAAACCAATTTGATAAATTGACCAAGGCTCTAGAAGAACAAATGCAATAAAACTAATCGCTAAAGCATCATCAATCGGTAGTCTCCATTTGAATCGTGTTATTAATATTAATTCTACTACTGAAACAGCACGCCAAACTGATGGTGCACCGCCAGCTAAAATGGCATAGACCGGTAATAGTACAATTAAAAAAACTATGGCAAGCTCTCTTTTAACACCAAGTCGAAGTAACCCTTCAAAGAGTATAAAACTCACGATTGCAATATGAAGCCCTGATATTGCAAATAAATGAGTTATTCCCAATTTTTGATAGGCACGCTGGGTATCCACATCAACATTTTCTTGGAGGCCTATGATTAAGCTTTGTGCTTCTGCAAAAAGGGATTTGGGGAAAGTATTTTCAATATGTTGCTTTAAATAAAATCTGTATAAGCTAATCTTTTGTAGTAAAGTAGATTTAATTTCTTTGAGATACATTTCATCAATTTCTAAAACACCAATTGCTCCTATACTCTTTAAATAGCTTTTCATATTAAAAGCATATTGATGTGCAGGTAATTCGGGTTCTTGTAATTCACCTTCTACTTCAAACTGCATGCCTACTAATGGATTTTCTTCATACCAATCTTTTTCATCTTCATTCTTAAATTGATAGGAAACGTAAATATTTCTTCCTTTAGGATCATTCATAATCCCTCTAAGGCTTGAACCATTAATTTTATACTTATCAGTCCATGTTAAGGTACTTGGCCCTTCTAAAGGTTGCATAAGGTCGTTTAATTGAAATGCAAAAATGAAATACGTACTTAAGCCGATAAATAATATTGATAAACAACAAGTAACAGAAAAACGCTTATATAAACAAAGGATACTTATTAAAAATAGTAAAAATAAAAGCTCTATCGATTCATGGGCTGCAAGAGCTGCAACTAAAACCGATAGGGCGTAATAAATCCATTTATGCTTTAATAAGTTTACCAAATAATTCGTTCACCTTCTCCTCAAATGGGAGCAATTCATCAGTTGAAGCACCTGACATGCGAAGTTTATTTAGCATCTCTAGGACTAAATCAAGTTTTTCATCCTTTAAGAAATCAATTTTCGCCTCATCAAAAGGAACATGTACAACATTCACATTTGCTTTTTCAAAAAGCTCTAAAGCATAAGTGCTGTTTTTGTAATCTTTCGCATAGAAAACATTTTTAATACCCGCTTGAATAATCGATTTCGTACAAGGTAGGCAAGGAAAATGCGTTACATATAGGTCTGCCCCATTAGTAGGAGTACCGTATTTTGCACATTGTAATAATGCATTTACTTCCGCATGTACAGTTCGTACACAATGATTGTCCACTACGTAACAGCCCTGTTCGATACAATGCTCATCTCCTGAAATTGATCCATTGTATCCGCCTGCAATAATTCTTTTTTCGCGGACAATTGTTGCACCAACTGTAAGTCTTGTACAAGTACTTCTTAAAGCTAGTAAATGACTCTGTGCCATGAAAAATTGATCCCAAGTAATACGCTCCATATGACTACCTCCAAATTTTTCTCTAAAACTAGTTTAGACTTAAATTGTAGTCGTTGCAATGCTAGAATATATTTCTACTAATTTGTAGAGATGTAATCTTTTAAATTTTCAAAGGTTTTCTCACCAATACCTGAAACATTTTTCAAATCATCGATTGATTGAAATTTCCCGATTTCCTCACGGTAAGAGAGAATTGCTTGCGCTTTTGATGGCCCAATACCCGGTAATGTTAATAATTCAAACTCATCCGCTAGATTTATATTCACTTTTTTCTCTGTTTCTGAGCTTGAAATAATAGTAGTTGACGATGACACCACTTGTCCTATATTGAAATCCTCTGATATTTCACCTATTTTAGGAACATAAATAACCATTTCATCCACTAATTTTTGTGCATGGTTGATTACCTCTGTTACTGCATCGTCTCTATACCCGCCAGCAAGCTCAATGGCATCAATGATTCGATCATTAGCCTGAAGCTCATAAACCCCAGGATGCTTCACTGCACCTTTTATATCTATATAAACAGTTTGGGTAGTTTCATCTTCAGAGATTTCGTTTTGTTGTTCATCATTATTAATTTCATCTGTAGGTAAAGGAATGGTTGTGACAAGCTCGTCCGTTTGAGGGGCCGAGTTGTTTTGTTGAAGAAAAATGTAAAGGATAGCAAAACAAAGTATGCAGGGGATTAGCACACTTTTTCCATACTTTTTAAAAAACTCCTGGAACACTTAACACCAACCTTCCAGAAGGTAAATCATATGGAGACATTTGTATTATACAAAATTTACCTTCTGTTGAAAAGGTGTTTACTGTTATTTAATTGCTCGGATAAATATACGTTCAGTATCGGCTCTAGGTGCATCCTCAGAGAAATCTGCTGTAACAAAGATTTTCGAAAAACCGATCTCCTTTAACCATTCTATATAAGTATCTGTTGGAAAAGTTCTTTGAAAATGTTCCTCATCAAAGCGTTCATAAAGTGCCGTTTTCGTATCTTTTACGAAAAATGTCATCTGATGATAGATTGAGTGCTCAACTTCCCCTTCTTCCGTATGCCAAACATAGAGAATCTCTCCATCATCATAAGTAAATGGAGAGTCCATAAATATTTCATTCATTTTATAAAGGGAGTGAACATCAAAAACCAATTGTCCACCTATTCGTAATGCGTTGTATGAACGTTTTAACGTCTCAATCACTGCATCATCCGTCCTTAAATAATTTATAGAATCGATAGGAATAGCAATAATATCCATATCTTCAAATCCTTCGATTTCATCCATAGACATTTGATAGAAAGGGATGAACACACCTTGAGATTGCATACGTTCATTTGCGATTGTTAACATCTCTTCTGATAAGTCAATACCAGTTACTTCATAGCCCGATTGATGAAATAATAGTGAAAGAGTTCCCGTTCCACAACCGACGTCTAATAATTTTGGAAAGTCATTGCTTGGAGCATGTGTTTTTATCCACTCAACGTAATGGTCGTATGGAACATCCTGCATTAATTTATCATACACTTGGGCAAATTTTTCGTAGCTGCTCATAGTTCCGCAGATGGTACGTCTAATTGAGGTGCATCACCCCATAAACGTTCTAAGTTATAAAATGCTCGTTCATCCTTATGGAAAACGTGTACAACGACATCACCAAGATCGACTAAAACCCAGCGAGCAGAGTCAAACCCTTCTACTCTTTTCACATCAAATCCGTGCTCATATGCTTTATCTTGAACTTCACGTGCAATTGCTTGAATTTGACGATCTGAGCTACCATGACAAATGATAAAATAATCCGCCAATAGCGAAATATTTTCCATATTAAGTACAACGATATCCTCAGCACGTTTGTCGTCAATCGCTTTATATGCAACCTGTAATAAGTTTTCCGTCATTCTTTTTCGTTTCCTCACTTTTCTTATATAGTTATTTTCAACATAACATTTAATATTCATCCAGTTCAATTAAATCGTTATAACATTCTATTGAAACTGGATAAATTTTTTGTTTCGTTTTCACCAAATACTTAATAGAATGTCTAATGCATGCTCTCATTGCTTTATTTAAATCTTCCTCAGCTTTCGAACGTAGTTTTTCTACGCCACCGAAATTTCGATTTGGTTCAATCATATCTGCAATATAAAGAATCTTTTCTAGATTAGACATACCCGCACGTCCAGTGGTATGGAAACGGATTGAATTTAACAAATCTTCATCATGTATATTAAATTCATTCTCAGCAATCCAAGCACCTACAGGACCATGTAAAAGCTCTGGCCCCCAAGTAATCAGCCTATAATCCAAATTATGGTCTTTAACGATTTGAATCATCCAATCTTCGTCTGCATATTTAGCAATATCATGTAATATCGCTGCTGTTTCAGCTGATTTTACATTTTCACCATATTTTTCTGCTAGATGTATCGCTGTTTCCATTACGCCCATAGTATGAATATATCTTTTTTCAGGCATACGTGATTTAATCGCTTCTAAATAATCAGCGCGTTCCATACAGACCTTCCTTCCGAATAAATTCCTCCACTCCATCAGGAATTAAAAACTTTAACGTCCCCCCAACGGCCAAACGATGCCTTATAAGTGTGGAAGACAAATTTATTTCAGGTGCCTCTATCATCAATACTTCATAATTTGATTGAGATTTTGTACCCGGTCTTTTTAACCCGACAAATTGTACAAGATTAATTAGTTCATCTATTTTATACCAAGTATGAAGTGAATCAATCATGTCCCCACCGATTATAAAATAGAATTGTACATCTGCCTCACGTTCACATAAAGAGACCATCGTATCGTAAGTATATGAAACACCACCGCGCTCAACCTCGATTTTTTCCACTTTAAAGTTAGGATATGGTTCAATCATTATTTCAACCATTCGCAGTCTGTCTTCAATGGAGGCATCGGTAACTAATTGCTTATGTGGTGCAATAGCATTTGGCATAAATCGAATTTCATCAAGGCCAAGAGCAGAATACGCTTCATTTGCCATGATTAAATGTCCGATATGAGGGGGATTAAAGGTACCTCCTAAAATGCCTACCCTTTTCATAATGGAACACACCTTATTTATTATTTACTTTCGGTAAAACAATCTTTTTGTTATTTACAGATTCCTTATATAAAACAACCGTTAAACCAATTAGTTGAACTAATTCAGAATTTGTTCCTTCTGCAAGTGCCTCAGCAACATCATGCTTCTCGTCTTCACAATTATCAAGAATACGAACCTTCAATAATTCACGAACTTCAAGGGCATCGCTAATTTGACGTAACATTTGTTCATTCACGCCGCCCTTTCCAACCTGAAATATTGGTGTTAAATGATGTGCTTCTGCTCTTAAAAATCTTTTTTGTTTTCCTGTTAGCATAAAAAATATATGTCCTCCTATAGACCATCAGCCGTACGAGTACTTTGTGTATTATATTACTCTGCTTTGAGCTGTTCTGTTAGTCTTTTAATCATTGAATTTGTGTTTGGATATTGTTTTAACCAATGCTCGAAAGCAATTGCTCCTTGGTGGACGAACATACCAAGACCGTTAACCGTTTTTGCCCCTAACTTTTCCGCACTGCTTAAAAAATATGTCTTTAATGGATTATACACAATATCCGCTACGATTGCTCCTGGTTGCAATTTCTCTAATGAAAAAGGTAGTTGGAAATCACCATTTGCAAGTCCTGCCGAAGTTGCTTGTATAATAATGTCAAATGAATCTAATGTTTGCTCAGCTTTTAATAAATTAATAGCGCTACCGATTTCCAACTCATTGATAATAGCTTCAGCTTTACCAATTGTTCGATTGGTAATGCTCACATTTTTATAGCCGTACTGCTTAAGGGCAAAAGCAATACCCCTTGCTGCACCACCAGCACCAACGATTAATACTTGCTTTTCCTTATGTTCATTACCTATTGCTTCCTCCAAGGAATGAACAAATCCTTTTCCATCGGTATTATACCCTTTTAACTTCCCTTGTTCAGTTCGTACAACAGTATTAACAGCACCCATTTTTTCTGCAAGTTCGTCTAGTTCGTCTAAAAATGGAATGATTGTTTCTTTATGTGGAATCGTTACATTCCATCCACTTGCCCCTAACAACTTTAAGCTTGAGACTGCTTCTTCTAACTGCTCTGGCTTTACATGAATAGGAATATAAGTAGCATCAATATTCATCTCTTCAAACCAAGCATTATGCATTTCCGGTGATTTTGAATGTTCAATGGGATCACCGATCACAGCAAACCATTTCTTCATTTTCCAATCCTCATCTCTACGATCATTTCTTTATATTTATTTAAATTAAAGAAGGTCTTACAAACACCTCAACACCCCTAGGAGCATAAGCTGCAACCACTACATTTGGATGTTGCACAGTTATCCAACCAAGACCTGAAATTACGACATCTGTTTTCCCTTCTTTAATAGAAAACTCATGACGAACCAATTCTGGTAGTTGATCAATAAATTTCTTTGAAGGTGGAGATAATAGCTCTCCTTTATGTTCTTCATAGATTGCGTCTGCCTTTTCTAGCTTTGTACGGTGGATTGGTAGGTCATTAGCTGCATAAATAGTGAAAGCAGAACGCTCCCCTTTGATGAAATCAAACCTCGCTAATGCTCCTATAAACAGAGACTGTCCTTCATTTTGTTGATAGACTTTTGGCTTAATCTCTTTCTTCGGCGTAATATACTTAAGTTCACTAGCATCAATATGATGAGCCATCTGGTGATGATTAATGATACCTGGTGTATCAAAAAGTGCAGATCCATCATCTAACGGAATTTCAATCATATCTAATGTTGTTCCTGGGAAATATGAAGTCGTTATAATATTACCTTCACCAGTCGCATGTTTAATAATTCGATTGATAAATGTGGATTTCCCAACATTTGTACAACCTACAACAAAAACATTTTGACCTTCTCGATAATTCTCAATTGCTTCGACAACTTCTTCCATACCTTGTCCTTTATGAGCACTTACTAATAGAACGTCAATAGGCTGTAATCCTAAAACCTTGGCTTCTTTCTTTAGCCAATTTACTACTTTTTTAGGCTTCACTGATTTCGGTAATAAATCTGCTTTATTCGCCACTAAAAGGACAGGGTTATTTCCAACAAAACGGTGTAAACCTGGCAGCCAACTACCATTAAAATCAAAAATATCGACAATTTTTACAATTAGACCTTTTTGTTCTCCTAGGCCATTTAAAATACGTAAAAAATCATCGTCAGTTAAACTTACTGGTTGTATTTCATTATAATTTTTCAAGCGAAAACAACGCTGACATATAATTGTTTCTTTTTCTAATGAAGAAGCTGGGGTAAATCCCACTTCTTTTGGATCTTCAGACTGAATTTTTGCACCACAGCCAATGCAATGTAGCACCTCTGTCATTCTTTTTCCTCCCAAGTTTTAATACCTCTACGTTTTAATGAGTTAAATACACGTCTTTCAACAAAACGATTAAATTTTGTTACAAGTCCATCTGATTCTGCAACAGGTCGAACTAATATCGTATATAATTTCAAACGATTTGCTCCCATAATATCTGTTAACAATTGATCGCCTACCATAATTACCTCATGACGCTCTAATTGAAGCTCTTTCAAAGCAGCTAAATATGCGGCACCTAATGGTTTTCTTGCTTTATATATAAAGGGAATTCCTAATGGCTCTGCAAATCGTTTTACTCTTTCTTGATTGTTGTTTGAGGCGATGATTATTTTAATACCTGCCTCTTCCATTTCCTTCATCCAATTAGCAATTTCTTCTGTTGCATCATGTCGATTCCATTCAATTAGCGTATTATCTAAATCCGTAATAATACCTTTTATTCCTAAATTCGATAACTTTTCTGGAGTTATTTCATATACTGAAGTTACAAACTCCTTTGGTAATAAAAAATTATACAATGTTTGTACCCCTTCGATCATTTTATTATTTGATTATATCATACTGAAAATGGTTGTCCTACCAACAACCGTAGACAATTTGCATATTGTAGGTATTAATATGAAATTTTCCAATTGAATAAAATTTCATTAGTTTTTTGTTGAATAATATTTTTTGCTGTTTCTTCTTAAGTATTTTCATTTTCAAGCGGTTAAAATCATATAATGTCGAAAAAGGTAGAAAGGATGACGTAACTGAGCGGAATCTTTGCGTCACTTATGCAGCTTTGGTTAGATATCCCTTCTTTCCTTGGATATCTAAAAGGTCAGGCGTTTCACAAACCATTTACAAAGGAAGAAGAAGCAAAAGCAATCGAACGCTTTATGGCTGGAGATGAACAAGCACGACTCGATTTAATCGAGAGAAATATGCGACTTGTAGCACACGTTGTAAAGAAATTCCACCCGGCACACGAACAATTAGATGATTATATTTCAATTGGAACGATCGGATTAATGAAGGCAGTTAGTAGTTACACTCCAGATAAAAAAACTCGTCTCGCTACTTATGCAGCACGATGTATAGAAAATGAAATATTGATGCATTTACGCGCACAGAAAAAGGTTCAAAAAGACGTATCCTTATTTGAACCAATTGGCGTTGATAAAGAAGGACAATCATTACAAATAAGAGATCTTCTACAAATGGATGAACAACCTGCCATCGATAAAATTGAACAAAAGGAAAGTTTCGAACAACTATATGAGTACTTAAACACACTAGAACCGAGAGAACTTGAAATAATTGTTTACAGGTATGGGTTAAACAATAATGATCCTCTTACTCAAAAAGAAATAGCTAAAAAATTAAAGATTTCAAGGAGCTACGTGTCTCGCATTGAAAAACGTGCACTTGTCAAATTATATCAGCAATTCAAGCATAATCAAATTCAGCAAGAAAAAGAAAAGGAAAAAAATAAAGTCCAATAAAAAATGCTCATTTAAGACGTATTGTCTTAAATGAGCATTTTAAATTGTTTATTTTATTTCAGAAGTATTTGCTCCAAAATACGCAATAATTCCTATTAAAGCAGTTAAACAAACTGAGCCGGCCAAAATAAATAACATAGACCATTCTCCTCCTTCTTCTAGCTATATTCATCGTAACACGTGTAAATACAGTTTACTGTTATTTTTTTCACATCGTCAAGCTTATATTTGACATTACTGTGAAAAATCAAACATGTCGATAGTGTGTCACACCGATTTCGATGACAAGTTTTAAAGCTTAGTTATTGTTTTTAACACAATTTCCGTAGAATGTTTCGCTGCAACTGGAAGAAACTCGTCAAAACTAATATTAGATTCTTTTCCAGCAATGTCAGAAAGTGCACGAATAACAACAAATGGCGTTTTAAATTGATAACAAACTTGTGCAACCGCTGCAGCTTCCATTTCTACTGCCTTCATCGTTGGAAAATGTTGACGTACCTGTTCTACTCGAACAGCATCATTCATAAACGAATCACCAGAACAAATTAATCCAACTCCATATTGATGCTCACCAATTTCAGTTACAGCATCTATAGCAATTTCCATTAATTTTTCATCCGATTTAAATGCAGGCGGCATTTGAGGGACTTGCCCCATTTCATAATTGAAAATAGTAACATCTACGTCATGATGTCTTACTTCATCCGAGATGACAATGGCTCCAACTTCTAAATTTGGGTCGTACCCTCCAGCTGAACCCGTATTAATCACAACATCAGGCTTAAATTCATATAACAATACTGTTGTACTCATAGCAGCATTCACTTTGCCAATACCACTTTTTAACAAAACAACTTCTTTATCATTATATGTACCGGTAGTATATTCACTATTAGCTATTGTGACGACCTTTGGATTTGTTAATTCTTTTCTTAATAATTCTACTTCC
Above is a genomic segment from Lysinibacillus sp. PLM2 containing:
- the yqeN gene encoding hypothetical protein, with translation MFIKVWNEMKKGNIAPVYCLVGEETYFIDETINRLKRALGDAEEVETTMFDLEESPVDVVIDEADTFPFFSEKKLIIAKNASFLKASEKGKEKIDHDLNRLENWLKNPSDFAVTVFIAPYEKLDERKKITKQMKQSSVLLVSETLQENDLNVWIQSEVSRFGKAITDDAIDKLVEMVGTNMLQLQKEIEKIALYLGEELEITTKLVEDLVAKTLEHDAFKMLNAYLSHNNTQAIQIYHDLLRQKEEPIMLVGLLASNIRTMNNVYYLQKKGYHPSQIAKQLKIHPYRVKLMVEQKNKPSEERLLKALHKLSEIDLMLKSVSGNRERYLEMFLLKAL
- the comEC gene encoding DNA internalization-related competence protein ComEC/Rec2, with the protein product MQPLEGPSTLTWTDKYKINGSSLRGIMNDPKGRNIYVSYQFKNEDEKDWYEENPLVGMQFEVEGELQEPELPAHQYAFNMKSYLKSIGAIGVLEIDEMYLKEIKSTLLQKISLYRFYLKQHIENTFPKSLFAEAQSLIIGLQENVDVDTQRAYQKLGITHLFAISGLHIAIVSFILFEGLLRLGVKRELAIVFLIVLLPVYAILAGGAPSVWRAVSVVELILITRFKWRLPIDDALAISFIAFVLLEPWSIYQIGFQLSYLASFSLIYSSHLLSRVKSWLMQSFLITFVCQLFVYPLLIFHFYEISLSSFFVNIVFVPLFSFIILPINIILLVISFLPGNFSEFLFTIYSPLRESLSNLIMWLQSLPYQMWITGRPSLFFIVIMYLSVFISFYLMDKKERLWKLIIILLIPVLLIQTVGSFSREMKISFVNVGQGDCILIELPYKEEVYLIDTGGVLRFEQEEWKKSDTPYEIGRQIVVPYLKGKGISHINKLILTHADSDHVEGAEELLKEFTVGEIHVSPNSYKAEALGEMLTEAKKRRIPIKEQMAGTKWQVGGITFHYLWPSDIEYEGNDDSLVLYVKNGSFRALFVGDLELEGETGVLQKYPQIQNIQLLKVGHHGSKTSSSQSFLSRLKPSLSIISAGKDNRYGHPHIEVMERFQSLGLKTLNTAVEGTIEITVGEDRLEVTSSNNYFN
- the comEB gene encoding ComE operon protein 2, with product MERITWDQFFMAQSHLLALRSTCTRLTVGATIVREKRIIAGGYNGSISGDEHCIEQGCYVVDNHCVRTVHAEVNALLQCAKYGTPTNGADLYVTHFPCLPCTKSIIQAGIKNVFYAKDYKNSTYALELFEKANVNVVHVPFDEAKIDFLKDEKLDLVLEMLNKLRMSGASTDELLPFEEKVNELFGKLIKA
- the comEA gene encoding competence protein CelA, with protein sequence MFQEFFKKYGKSVLIPCILCFAILYIFLQQNNSAPQTDELVTTIPLPTDEINNDEQQNEISEDETTQTVYIDIKGAVKHPGVYELQANDRIIDAIELAGGYRDDAVTEVINHAQKLVDEMVIYVPKIGEISEDFNIGQVVSSSTTIISSSETEKKVNINLADEFELLTLPGIGPSKAQAILSYREEIGKFQSIDDLKNVSGIGEKTFENLKDYISTN
- a CDS encoding methyltransferase, with translation MSSYEKFAQVYDKLMQDVPYDHYVEWIKTHAPSNDFPKLLDVGCGTGTLSLLFHQSGYEVTGIDLSEEMLTIANERMQSQGVFIPFYQMSMDEIEGFEDMDIIAIPIDSINYLRTDDAVIETLKRSYNALRIGGQLVFDVHSLYKMNEIFMDSPFTYDDGEILYVWHTEEGEVEHSIYHQMTFFVKDTKTALYERFDEEHFQRTFPTDTYIEWLKEIGFSKIFVTADFSEDAPRADTERIFIRAIK
- the rsfS gene encoding ribosomal silencing factor RsfS; the encoded protein is MTENLLQVAYKAIDDKRAEDIVVLNMENISLLADYFIICHGSSDRQIQAIAREVQDKAYEHGFDVKRVEGFDSARWVLVDLGDVVVHVFHKDERAFYNLERLWGDAPQLDVPSAEL
- a CDS encoding HD domain-containing protein, coding for MERADYLEAIKSRMPEKRYIHTMGVMETAIHLAEKYGENVKSAETAAILHDIAKYADEDWMIQIVKDHNLDYRLITWGPELLHGPVGAWIAENEFNIHDEDLLNSIRFHTTGRAGMSNLEKILYIADMIEPNRNFGGVEKLRSKAEEDLNKAMRACIRHSIKYLVKTKQKIYPVSIECYNDLIELDEY
- the nadD gene encoding putative nicotinate-nucleotide adenylyltransferase, with product MKRVGILGGTFNPPHIGHLIMANEAYSALGLDEIRFMPNAIAPHKQLVTDASIEDRLRMVEIMIEPYPNFKVEKIEVERGGVSYTYDTMVSLCEREADVQFYFIIGGDMIDSLHTWYKIDELINLVQFVGLKRPGTKSQSNYEVLMIEAPEINLSSTLIRHRLAVGGTLKFLIPDGVEEFIRKEGLYGTR
- the yqeI gene encoding putative RNA-binding protein YqeI — encoded protein: MLTGKQKRFLRAEAHHLTPIFQVGKGGVNEQMLRQISDALEVRELLKVRILDNCEDEKHDVAEALAEGTNSELVQLIGLTVVLYKESVNNKKIVLPKVNNK
- a CDS encoding shikimate dehydrogenase (NADP+), whose amino-acid sequence is MKKWFAVIGDPIEHSKSPEMHNAWFEEMNIDATYIPIHVKPEQLEEAVSSLKLLGASGWNVTIPHKETIIPFLDELDELAEKMGAVNTVVRTEQGKLKGYNTDGKGFVHSLEEAIGNEHKEKQVLIVGAGGAARGIAFALKQYGYKNVSITNRTIGKAEAIINELEIGSAINLLKAEQTLDSFDIIIQATSAGLANGDFQLPFSLEKLQPGAIVADIVYNPLKTYFLSSAEKLGAKTVNGLGMFVHQGAIAFEHWLKQYPNTNSMIKRLTEQLKAE
- the yqeH gene encoding hypothetical protein, whose product is MTEVLHCIGCGAKIQSEDPKEVGFTPASSLEKETIICQRCFRLKNYNEIQPVSLTDDDFLRILNGLGEQKGLIVKIVDIFDFNGSWLPGLHRFVGNNPVLLVANKADLLPKSVKPKKVVNWLKKEAKVLGLQPIDVLLVSAHKGQGMEEVVEAIENYREGQNVFVVGCTNVGKSTFINRIIKHATGEGNIITTSYFPGTTLDMIEIPLDDGSALFDTPGIINHHQMAHHIDASELKYITPKKEIKPKVYQQNEGQSLFIGALARFDFIKGERSAFTIYAANDLPIHRTKLEKADAIYEEHKGELLSPPSKKFIDQLPELVRHEFSIKEGKTDVVISGLGWITVQHPNVVVAAYAPRGVEVFVRPSLI
- the yqeG gene encoding hypothetical protein produces the protein MYNFLLPKEFVTSVYEITPEKLSNLGIKGIITDLDNTLIEWNRHDATEEIANWMKEMEEAGIKIIIASNNNQERVKRFAEPLGIPFIYKARKPLGAAYLAALKELQLERHEVIMVGDQLLTDIMGANRLKLYTILVRPVAESDGLVTKFNRFVERRVFNSLKRRGIKTWEEKE
- the sigK gene encoding RNA polymerase sigma factor; translated protein: MQLWLDIPSFLGYLKGQAFHKPFTKEEEAKAIERFMAGDEQARLDLIERNMRLVAHVVKKFHPAHEQLDDYISIGTIGLMKAVSSYTPDKKTRLATYAARCIENEILMHLRAQKKVQKDVSLFEPIGVDKEGQSLQIRDLLQMDEQPAIDKIEQKESFEQLYEYLNTLEPRELEIIVYRYGLNNNDPLTQKEIAKKLKISRSYVSRIEKRALVKLYQQFKHNQIQQEKEKEKNKVQ